One window of the Bacteroidales bacterium genome contains the following:
- a CDS encoding adenylate/guanylate cyclase domain-containing protein produces MITWDKFVIRFNKMLHNLLSHFVFWYVSFLFFVFLTGEDQIFKIHLNVLQLKNLYLIILFLSAGVALLFTFLDGIFSDRILRFFPRRLMIFLKSMVYFVSAFILALLAARPSLDFPGEGNYGVILQQLPAMDIHFARFLVYFYLCGFFINFLKGVMRKVGKGNFRSWLLGMLNKPMEQERIFMFLDMKSSTSIAEKLNHKKFSHLIQDVFNDLEVVDNYQGEIYQYVGDGAIISWKLKDGLNNNNFLRAYYAFRRLIHRRRRYYRRKYGQEPRFKAGVHAGKVMVLQIGQIRRDISYNGDTINTAARIESKCNDYKQDILISKDLYDRLEMKNGFSFKHIGDVQLDGKRKAVGIYKVKNKK; encoded by the coding sequence ATGATTACATGGGATAAGTTTGTTATACGTTTCAATAAAATGTTACATAATCTTCTGTCTCATTTTGTCTTTTGGTATGTGAGTTTTTTGTTTTTTGTATTTCTTACCGGTGAAGATCAGATTTTTAAGATCCATCTGAATGTATTACAGTTAAAGAATTTGTATTTGATTATCCTTTTTTTAAGTGCCGGTGTTGCCCTTTTGTTCACTTTTCTTGACGGCATCTTTTCCGACCGGATATTAAGGTTTTTCCCAAGACGGCTAATGATATTCCTTAAATCGATGGTATATTTTGTTTCAGCCTTTATTCTGGCATTGTTGGCAGCCAGGCCTTCACTCGATTTTCCCGGTGAAGGGAATTATGGGGTGATATTACAGCAACTGCCGGCGATGGATATTCATTTTGCCAGATTTCTTGTATATTTCTATCTCTGTGGTTTTTTTATCAATTTTCTAAAAGGGGTTATGAGAAAGGTGGGCAAAGGAAATTTCAGGAGCTGGCTTTTGGGAATGCTTAATAAACCAATGGAACAGGAGCGGATTTTCATGTTTCTTGATATGAAATCGTCTACTTCTATCGCGGAAAAGCTCAATCATAAGAAATTCAGTCATTTGATTCAGGATGTATTTAACGATCTGGAAGTAGTGGATAACTATCAGGGAGAAATTTATCAGTATGTGGGCGATGGTGCCATTATTTCGTGGAAATTGAAGGATGGACTGAACAACAACAACTTTCTGCGGGCTTATTATGCTTTTAGAAGGCTTATTCACCGGAGAAGAAGATATTACAGGAGGAAATACGGACAAGAGCCCAGGTTTAAAGCGGGAGTGCATGCCGGTAAGGTAATGGTGCTCCAGATTGGTCAGATAAGACGGGATATTTCCTACAATGGCGATACCATAAACACGGCTGCCCGAATTGAATCCAAGTGTAATGACTATAAGCAGGATATATTGATATCAAAAGATTTATATGATCGGCTCGAAATGAAAAACGGGTTCAGCTTTAAACATATCGGTGATGTTCAATTGGATGGTAAAAGAAAAGCGGTTGGCATTTATAAGGTGAAAAATAAAAAGTGA
- a CDS encoding type II toxin-antitoxin system HicB family antitoxin, whose protein sequence is MSRKKAKEIHLPILVEQDEDNYFIVSCPVYKGCHSYGESIDEALENIREVIEMCMEEEKEKEMEGNRFIGFREIKISLKDRVV, encoded by the coding sequence ATGAGCAGAAAAAAAGCAAAAGAGATACACTTGCCCATTCTGGTGGAACAGGATGAAGACAACTACTTTATTGTGAGCTGTCCGGTATATAAAGGTTGCCATTCCTATGGGGAGAGCATTGACGAAGCCCTGGAAAATATTAGAGAAGTTATTGAGATGTGTATGGAGGAGGAAAAAGAGAAAGAAATGGAGGGTAATAGATTTATTGGATTCAGAGAAATAAAGATATCCCTTAAAGATAGAGTTGTTTAA